One stretch of Prionailurus viverrinus isolate Anna chromosome C1, UM_Priviv_1.0, whole genome shotgun sequence DNA includes these proteins:
- the ASDURF gene encoding ASNSD1 upstream open reading frame protein yields MPSRGSQPEDGAALSSADNSTPHKEDLSSKIKEQKIVVDELSNLKKNRKVYRQQQNSNIFFLADRTEMLSESKNILDELKKEYQEIENSEKTKIKK; encoded by the exons ATGCCCAGCCGTGGGTCTCAACCCGAGGACGGCGCTGCGCTGTCCTCTGCAGATAACTCGACCCCGCACAAGGAGGATCTTAGCAGCAAG attaaagaacaaaaaattgtTGTGGATGAACTTTCTAACCTGAAGAAGAACAGG AAAGTATATAGGCAGCAACAGAACAGCAACATATTCTTTCTTGCAGACCGAACAGAAATGCTTTCTGAAAGCAAAA atATATTGGATGAACTGAAAAAAGAAtaccaagaaatagaaaactcagagaagaccaaaatcaagaaataa
- the ASNSD1 gene encoding asparagine synthetase domain-containing protein 1 has product MCGICCSVSFSVEHFSKDLKGDLLYNLNRRGPNSSKQLLKSDVSYQCLFSGHVLHLRGVLTAQPVEDERGNVFLWNGEVFSGIKVEAEENDTQVMFNYLSSCKTESDILSLFSEVQGPWSFIYYQASSHHLWFGRDFFGRRSLLWHFSNLGKSFCLSSVGAQTSGVANQWQEVPASGIFRIDLKSPSISESVVLKLYPWKCISRENVTKECVNSLTQISANLPTFVSVVANEAKLYLKEPVVPLNMTLPQAPFEIYCSNIASVPPTRETLQVFLTDGHMKEVVQQFIDVLSIAVKRRVLCLPRGENLTQSEVLKSCDRKANVAILFSGGIDSMVIAALADHHVPLDEPIDLLNVAFMTKEKTILTGFNKKRKKQKNHCEMPSEEPSKNAAAAAAAAAAAGNNDDSSDKQFSVPDRISGRVGLKELQAANPSRTWNFVEINVSLEELQELRRTRICHLVQPLDTVLDDSIGCAVWFASRGIGWLVTQDEAKSYQSSAKVVLTGIGADEQLAGYSRHCVRFQTHGMEGLNKEIEMELGRISSRNLGRDDRVIGDHGKEARFPFLDENVVSFLNSLPVWEKANLTLPRGIGEKLILRLAAVELGLTTSPLLPKRAMQFGSRIAKMEKNNEKASDKCERLQVISLENLSIEKEIKT; this is encoded by the exons ATGTGTGGCATTTGCTGTTCTGTAAGCTTTTCTGTTGAGCATTTCAGCAAAGATTTGAAAGGGGATTTACTGTATAATCTTAACCGACGGGGACCCAACAGTAGTAAACAGTTGTTAAAGTCTGATGTTAGCTACCAGTGTTTATTTTCTGGTCATGTCCTTCACTTAAGAGGTGTTTTGACTGCCCAGCCTGTGGAAGATGAAAGAGGCAATGTGTTCCTGTGGAATGGAGAAGTCTTTAGTGGCATAAAGGTTGAAGCTGAAGAAAATGATACCCAAGTAATGTTTAATTATCTTTCCTCTTGTAAGACTGAATCTGATATTTTGTCACTCTTCTCAGAAGTCCAGGGTCCTTGGTCTTTTATATATTACCAAGCATCTAGTCATCATTTATGGTTTGGTAGGGATTTTTTTGGTCGCCGTAGCTTGCTTTGGCATTTTAGTAATTTGGGCAAGAGTTTCTGCCTCTCTTCAGTTGGTGCCCAAACATCTGGAGTGGCCAACCAGTGGCAAGAAGTTCCAGCATCTGGAATTTTTAGAATTGATCTCAAGTCTCCTTCCATTTCCGAATCTGTGGTTTTAAAATTGTACCCTTGGAAATGTATTTCTAGGGAGAATGTTACCAAAGAATGTGTTAATAGCCTGACTCAAATTTCAGCAAACTTGCCAACATTTGTATCAGTGGTAGCAAATGAAGCCAAACTCTATCTTAAAGAACCTGTTGTTCCTTTAAATATGACGTTGCCACAAGCTCCATTTGAGATTTATTGCAGTAACATTGCTAGTGTCCCACCTACCAGGGAAACGCTTCAGGTCTTTCTTACTGATGGACACATGAAGGAAGTAGTTCAGCAGTTCATTGATGTCCTGAGTATCGCAGTGAAGAGACGTGTCTTATGTTTACCTAGGGGTGAAAACCTGACACAAAGTGAGGTTTTGAAAAGTTGTGATAGGAAAGCAAATGTTGCAATCCTGTTTTCTGGGGGTATTGATTCCATGGTTATTGCGGCCCTTGCTGACCATCATGTACCTTTAGATGAACCCATTGACCTTCTTAATGTGGCATTCATGACTAAAGAAAAGACCATACTAACTGGTTttaacaaaaagaggaaaaaacagaaaaatcattgtGAAATGCCTTCTGAAGAACCCTCTaaaaatgctgctgctgctgctgctgctgctgctgctgctggtaaCAATGATGATAGTTCTGATAAACAATTCAGTGTACCAGATCGTATCTCAGGAAGAGTGGGACTGAAGGAACTACAGGCTGCTAACCCTTCCCGGACTTGGAATTTTGTTGAAATTAATGTTTCTCTGGAAGAACTGCAAGAATTAAGAAGAACTCGAATATGCCACCTGGTTCAGCCCTTGGATACAGTGTTGGACGATAGCATTGGCTGTGCAGTCTGGTTTGCTTCTAGAGGAATTGGTTGGTTAGTGACCCAGGACGAAGCAAAATCATATCAGAGCAGCGCAAAG GTGGTTCTTACTGGAATCGGTGCTGATGAGCAACTTGCAGGTTATTCTCGTCACTGTGTCCGCTTTCAGACCCATGGAATGGAAGGATTAAATAAGGAAATCGAGATGGAACTGGGTCGAATTTCCTCTAGAAATCTTGGTCGTGATGACAGAGTTATTGGTGATCATGGAAAAGAAGCAAG atttcctTTCCTGGATGAAAATGTCGTCTCCTTTCTAAATTCCCTGCCAGTTTGGGAGAAGGCAAACTTGACTTTGCCCCGTGGAATTGGTGAAAAACTAATTTTGCGTCTTGCAGCAGTGGAACTTGGCTTAACAACCTCTCCTCTTCTGCCGAAACGGGCCATGCAGTTTGGATCCAGAAttgcaaaaatggaaaagaataacgAAAAGGCATCTGATAAATGTGAAAGGCTCCAGGTCATTTCCTTAGAAAACCTTTCTATTGAAAAGGAGattaaaacataa